From Candidatus Nitricoxidivorans perseverans, the proteins below share one genomic window:
- the lptA gene encoding lipopolysaccharide transport periplasmic protein LptA produces MKTSLPTILSVLLALLAVRPAFAERADRDKPIQLEADRITVDDAKKVHILEGNVQLIRGTMVIRTARLVVTQDESGFQKGVATGGEGGLARFRQKREGRDEYVEGEAERIEHDGKEEKTEFFQRAMVKSGLDEVRGPYVSFDGLTENYLVSSGPGGAKSTGNAAARKERVRAVIQPKGKGDGKAAPAKSDPALKAAPELATPRQE; encoded by the coding sequence ATGAAGACCTCCCTTCCCACGATCCTCTCCGTTCTCCTTGCCCTGCTGGCGGTGCGGCCCGCGTTCGCGGAGCGCGCCGACCGCGACAAGCCGATCCAACTCGAAGCCGACCGCATTACCGTCGACGACGCGAAAAAGGTGCATATCCTCGAAGGCAACGTCCAACTCATCCGGGGCACGATGGTCATCCGCACCGCCCGGCTGGTCGTCACCCAGGACGAGTCGGGCTTCCAGAAGGGCGTCGCCACCGGCGGCGAGGGCGGGCTGGCGCGCTTCCGCCAGAAGCGCGAGGGCCGGGACGAGTACGTGGAAGGCGAGGCCGAGCGCATCGAGCACGACGGGAAGGAGGAGAAGACCGAGTTCTTCCAGCGCGCCATGGTCAAGAGCGGGCTCGACGAAGTGCGCGGCCCGTATGTTTCCTTCGACGGCCTCACCGAAAATTACCTGGTTTCCAGCGGCCCCGGCGGCGCCAAAAGCACGGGGAACGCCGCCGCCCGCAAGGAGCGCGTCCGCGCCGTGATCCAGCCCAAGGGCAAGGGCGACGGCAAGGCTGCGCCGGCGAAATCCGATCCCGCCCTGAAGGCGGCTCCAGAACTCGCCACGCCGCGTCAGGAGTAG
- the hrpA gene encoding ATP-dependent RNA helicase HrpA, whose protein sequence is MTYDPEPPSLKPDPAARLAARPAVAYDEALPINARRDEIAEAIAAHQVVVVCGETGSGKTTQLPKICLEMGRGIHGLIGHTQPRRIAARATAARIAQELKSELGKYVGYKIRFTDRVSGDTYIKLMTDGILLAETQTDPLLRQYDTLLIDEAHERSLNIDFLLGYLKSVLAKRRDLKVIVTSATLDAERFSKHFGDAPVIEVSGRLFPIETRWRPFDEDRDINDAIVDAVAEAHREGAGDVLVFLPGEREIREAAEALRKHHPPGLEILPLFARQSAQEQSRVFSPHQGRRVVLATNVAETSLTVPGIRYVVDTGLARVKRYSHRNKVEQLQVEPISQAAAKQRAGRCGRVAAGVCFRLYSEEDFNKRPPYTDPEILRSSLAGVILRMKSLHLGDVENFPFLEVPLPRMIADGYGLLGELGAIDEAKGLTPVGLELAKLPLDPKIGRMILAARRHGCLKEMLVIAAALSVQDPRERPQEAAGSADQAHAKWKDEKSEFLSYLKLWAATEEVWKNESTNKQRAWCRREFLSWLRVREWRDVHGQLATMCHEHSWKENQLPASFDAIHKALLTGLLGHIGLVNEEDKNYLGARGIKFFIHPGSTLVKKAGRWIVAAELVETSRLFARCIAKIEPEWLEEVGAHLVRRHVFEPHWEKGPGQVVAWERVTLHGLLLHGKRRIHYGPLDAKLSREILIRRALVQGEVGEDWLRKWKFLQHNLKLVEEIERLEHKSRRPDVLVDEELIHAFFDAKVPEGTATLAAFDKWRREAEIGAPKLLFLEKDQLMRHEAAGITTDAFPPELNGFHLTYKHDPGAADDGVTLSLPLAMLNRMSATRCEWLVPGLLKEKIVALLKTLPQKYRHRVQPVDAFAETFCDADLDIDEPLVRSLTRAVEEKIALKLPLDAFRPGELRPHLLMNFRLEDEHGGTLAMSRNLAELRAEYGDFAEPSEEKAAEAERVSLSDRFAAALNPQIKFAEKSLPRELGMLFMPLGAEKELKEQIVAATIGRICLAEPLPEDEKAFEARVAMAKGKVALVAQEIARLVGTILTEHTALQKKLAAMQKAFPQACADIAAQACALLAKNFIAATPHERLAHFPRYLKAASLRLDKARSDPARDARLMAEWQGLARPFERERAAMGKSGVTDPFLEEFRWLLEELRVALFAQELKTPSPVSVKRLQKMWGGRYS, encoded by the coding sequence GTGACATATGATCCGGAGCCGCCCAGCCTGAAGCCCGACCCCGCTGCCCGCCTGGCCGCGCGGCCGGCCGTCGCCTATGACGAGGCGCTGCCGATCAACGCGCGCCGCGACGAGATCGCCGAGGCGATCGCCGCGCATCAGGTCGTGGTCGTCTGCGGCGAGACGGGTTCGGGCAAGACCACGCAGCTGCCGAAGATCTGCCTCGAAATGGGCCGCGGCATCCACGGCCTCATCGGCCATACACAGCCGCGCCGCATCGCCGCGCGCGCCACCGCGGCGCGCATCGCGCAGGAGCTGAAGTCCGAACTTGGAAAATACGTCGGCTACAAGATCCGCTTCACCGACCGGGTGTCGGGCGACACCTACATCAAGCTGATGACCGACGGCATCCTGCTGGCCGAGACGCAGACCGATCCGCTGCTCAGGCAATACGACACACTCCTCATCGACGAAGCGCACGAACGCTCGCTCAACATCGACTTCCTGCTCGGCTACCTGAAGTCGGTGCTGGCGAAACGGCGCGACCTGAAGGTGATCGTGACGTCGGCGACGCTGGACGCGGAGCGTTTCTCGAAGCACTTCGGCGATGCGCCGGTGATCGAGGTCTCGGGCCGGCTCTTTCCCATCGAGACGCGCTGGCGGCCGTTCGATGAAGATCGTGACATCAATGATGCCATCGTGGATGCGGTGGCCGAGGCGCATCGCGAAGGCGCGGGCGACGTGCTGGTCTTCCTGCCCGGCGAGCGCGAGATCCGCGAGGCCGCGGAAGCCTTGAGAAAACACCACCCTCCGGGATTGGAGATATTGCCGTTGTTCGCTCGCCAGTCGGCGCAGGAACAAAGCCGGGTGTTTTCGCCGCACCAGGGACGCCGCGTAGTGCTGGCGACCAACGTCGCCGAAACCTCGCTGACGGTGCCGGGCATCCGCTATGTGGTCGACACGGGACTGGCGCGCGTGAAGCGCTACAGCCACCGCAACAAGGTGGAGCAGTTGCAGGTCGAGCCGATCTCGCAGGCGGCGGCGAAGCAGCGGGCCGGCCGCTGCGGGCGCGTCGCGGCGGGCGTCTGCTTCCGGCTCTATTCGGAGGAGGATTTCAACAAGCGGCCGCCCTACACCGATCCGGAGATCCTGCGCTCCTCGCTGGCCGGCGTGATCCTGCGCATGAAGTCGCTGCATCTCGGCGATGTCGAAAACTTCCCCTTCCTCGAAGTGCCGTTGCCGCGCATGATCGCCGACGGCTACGGACTGCTCGGGGAACTCGGCGCCATCGACGAGGCGAAGGGACTGACGCCGGTCGGCCTGGAACTGGCGAAACTCCCACTCGACCCGAAGATCGGCCGCATGATCCTCGCCGCGCGGCGCCACGGCTGCCTCAAGGAGATGCTCGTCATCGCCGCGGCGCTCTCGGTGCAGGATCCGCGCGAGCGTCCCCAGGAAGCCGCCGGGTCTGCCGACCAGGCGCATGCGAAGTGGAAGGACGAGAAGTCCGAGTTCCTGTCGTATCTCAAGCTCTGGGCCGCAACGGAGGAAGTCTGGAAGAACGAATCCACCAACAAGCAGCGCGCCTGGTGCCGGCGCGAGTTCCTCTCCTGGCTGCGCGTGCGCGAATGGCGCGACGTGCATGGTCAGCTCGCGACGATGTGCCACGAGCATTCGTGGAAGGAGAACCAGCTCCCGGCGAGCTTCGATGCCATCCACAAGGCGCTGCTGACGGGCCTGCTCGGCCACATCGGCCTCGTCAACGAGGAGGACAAGAACTACCTCGGTGCGCGCGGCATCAAGTTCTTCATCCATCCGGGCTCGACGCTGGTGAAGAAGGCGGGGCGCTGGATCGTGGCGGCGGAACTGGTCGAGACCTCGCGCCTGTTCGCGCGCTGCATCGCGAAAATAGAACCGGAGTGGCTGGAGGAAGTCGGCGCGCACCTCGTCCGCAGGCATGTGTTCGAGCCGCACTGGGAGAAAGGCCCCGGCCAGGTGGTGGCGTGGGAACGGGTGACGCTGCACGGCCTGCTGCTGCACGGCAAGCGGCGCATTCACTATGGTCCGCTCGACGCGAAGCTCTCCCGCGAAATCCTCATCCGCCGCGCGCTGGTGCAGGGCGAGGTGGGCGAGGACTGGCTGCGGAAATGGAAATTCCTCCAGCACAATCTGAAACTCGTGGAGGAGATCGAGCGCCTCGAACACAAGTCGCGCCGGCCCGACGTGCTGGTGGACGAGGAGCTGATCCACGCCTTCTTCGACGCGAAGGTGCCCGAAGGCACCGCCACGCTGGCCGCCTTCGACAAGTGGCGGCGCGAAGCGGAGATCGGGGCGCCAAAGCTGCTGTTCCTCGAAAAAGACCAGCTCATGCGCCACGAGGCGGCGGGCATCACCACCGACGCCTTTCCGCCGGAGCTGAACGGGTTCCATCTGACCTACAAGCACGACCCCGGCGCGGCGGACGACGGCGTGACGCTTTCGCTGCCGCTTGCAATGCTCAATCGCATGTCGGCGACGCGCTGCGAATGGCTGGTTCCGGGACTGCTGAAGGAAAAGATCGTGGCGCTGCTGAAGACGCTGCCGCAGAAGTATCGCCACCGGGTACAGCCCGTCGACGCCTTCGCGGAAACTTTTTGCGATGCCGACCTCGATATCGACGAACCGCTGGTCAGGTCGCTGACTCGTGCGGTGGAGGAAAAGATCGCCCTCAAGCTGCCGCTCGACGCCTTCCGGCCCGGCGAGCTGCGTCCGCACCTGCTGATGAACTTCCGGCTGGAGGACGAGCATGGCGGCACGCTGGCCATGTCGCGCAATCTCGCGGAATTGCGCGCGGAGTACGGCGACTTCGCCGAACCGTCCGAGGAGAAGGCGGCCGAGGCCGAGCGTGTGAGCCTCTCCGACCGCTTCGCGGCCGCGCTCAACCCACAGATCAAGTTCGCGGAGAAGAGCCTGCCGCGAGAACTGGGCATGCTATTCATGCCGCTGGGCGCCGAGAAGGAGCTGAAGGAACAGATCGTCGCGGCGACCATCGGGCGCATCTGCCTCGCCGAGCCGCTGCCGGAAGATGAAAAGGCTTTCGAAGCGCGGGTTGCGATGGCGAAAGGCAAGGTGGCGCTGGTGGCTCAGGAGATCGCCCGCCTGGTCGGCACGATCCTCACCGAGCACACTGCCTTGCAGAAGAAGCTCGCCGCGATGCAGAAGGCGTTCCCGCAGGCCTGCGCCGACATCGCGGCGCAGGCCTGCGCCCTGCTGGCAAAGAATTTCATCGCCGCCACGCCCCACGAACGGCTGGCGCACTTCCCGCGCTACCTCAAGGCCGCCAGCCTGCGCCTGGACAAGGCGCGCAGCGACCCTGCCCGCGACGCGCGGCTGATGGCCGAGTGGCAGGGCCTCGCCCGCCCCTTCGAGCGCGAGCGCGCGGCGATGGGGAAATCGGGCGTGACGGACCCGTTTCTGGAAGAATTCCGCTGGCTGTTGGAGGAATTGCGCGTCGCGCTGTTCGCGCAGGAACTGAAGACGCCCTCGCCGGTATCGGTCAAGCGGTTGCAGAAGATGTGGGGAGGACGCTACTCCTGA
- a CDS encoding MBL fold metallo-hydrolase, whose product MKPRLRPHAWAARVMLAAAFVAALAGCGARNPHFDPARAHHTPEGFRNPNDVANPGFAAFLRWKWDRLWQAMAPDNPGRVPVTALDPSALHKPESGWRVSWIGHATVLLQIDGLNLITDPVFSPRPAPLSGTGAERLVPLPLRLDDLPPIDAVLISHNHYDHLDEPTLRALFGRGGGRTRFLVPLGVERWFAEQGIGPVTALDWWRGATIARNGDAVDIDLVPAQHWSRRTLADTNRTLWGGYVVRGGGVSAYFAGDTGYGPHFGEIGRRYGGFDLAMIPVGCHEPRWFMGKQHVNPAEAARAHLDLGARYTLGIHWGTFRHCDEPADQPLDDLPPALARSGIPPDRFELWAIGERRRLAGNGFRR is encoded by the coding sequence ATGAAGCCGCGGCTCCGGCCGCATGCATGGGCGGCCCGCGTCATGCTGGCGGCGGCATTCGTCGCGGCGCTGGCCGGCTGCGGCGCCCGTAATCCGCATTTCGATCCGGCCAGGGCCCACCACACGCCCGAAGGCTTCCGCAATCCGAACGACGTCGCCAATCCCGGCTTTGCCGCCTTCCTGCGCTGGAAGTGGGATCGCCTGTGGCAGGCGATGGCGCCGGACAATCCGGGCCGCGTGCCGGTGACGGCGCTCGATCCCTCGGCGCTGCACAAGCCGGAATCCGGCTGGCGGGTAAGTTGGATCGGCCATGCCACGGTACTGTTGCAGATCGACGGACTCAACCTGATCACCGACCCGGTGTTCTCGCCGCGGCCGGCGCCCCTGTCGGGGACGGGTGCGGAACGACTGGTGCCGCTGCCCCTGCGCCTCGACGACCTGCCACCGATCGACGCCGTGCTGATCTCGCACAACCACTACGACCACCTCGACGAGCCGACGCTGCGGGCGCTGTTCGGGCGCGGCGGAGGACGCACGCGCTTTCTCGTTCCCCTGGGCGTCGAGCGCTGGTTCGCCGAACAAGGCATCGGGCCGGTGACGGCGCTCGACTGGTGGCGGGGCGCGACGATTGCCCGGAACGGCGACGCCGTCGACATCGACCTGGTACCGGCGCAGCACTGGAGCCGGCGCACATTGGCGGACACCAACCGGACGCTCTGGGGCGGCTATGTCGTCCGCGGCGGCGGCGTCAGCGCCTACTTCGCCGGCGACACCGGCTACGGGCCGCACTTCGGGGAAATCGGCCGGCGCTACGGCGGCTTCGACCTGGCGATGATCCCTGTCGGCTGCCACGAGCCGCGCTGGTTCATGGGCAAGCAGCACGTCAATCCGGCGGAGGCGGCGCGCGCGCACCTCGATCTCGGCGCGCGCTACACCCTCGGCATCCACTGGGGAACCTTCCGGCACTGCGACGAACCGGCGGACCAGCCGCTGGACGACCTGCCGCCGGCGCTGGCGCGGTCCGGCATCCCGCCGGACCGCTTCGAACTCTGGGCCATCGGCGAACGGCGCCGGCTGGCTGGCAATGGCTTTCGAAGATAA